The following DNA comes from Bacillota bacterium.
AGCATCAGCATCGCCCATCAGGGCCCGCTTAGGGTTCCAGGAGATACACCCTAACCCTTCGCCTCCCGAATCGCAGGGCCTCTTCAAGGGTGTTAAAACATAGATCGATGCGGTTTCCCTGGATTGCGGACCCGGTATCCCCCGCGATCGCCAGCCCGTAACCCTCTATATAAAGCCTCGTCCTGAGGGGTATAACGTCGGGGTCGACGGCCACGACGCCATATTGCGCTTTGAGCCCGATCGACGTGTACCCATCCGCGTACCTACCGCAACTCGTGGGGCCGGGCTCATAGGCCGTAGCAAGCATCACATGGGAGTCGCGGTACCTGTAGGTCCCACGTGATGTCGTGAGAGTCCTGAGCGGCTTCCGCATCCCGACCGCTACAACCCTCTTCACGGGCCTCGAGATCACCCTCTCGGACACCACCTTTTTGCTAACGGGCTTCCCGTCCTTGTAGGTGACCAGGATCTCCTGTTCCTTGAGGCCCTCTCGCCCCTCAGCTAGGACCCTCGTCCGGCCCCTGTCCATGTTTCGATCTTTTCGCACTTCTTCCTTGAAGGGGATGGTTACCTGTTTCACCTGCCTCTTCTCGGTTACCCTGACAATGCGAATAACCATCCCATCGACCACGCGGGCCGCAAGGCCATGGCTGACCTCGTCCCTTGGGCCGATGACAAGGCCAAGCTCCTCCAGGACTTCACCCACCGTCTCTCTGGACGTCTTGACTTTCCAGGTCTTCTTATCTGCAACCACGCTTAGTGAAACTGCTCTCTTTACTACAATAACCGTGCCATCTCTTATCGTCTCATTCAAGCCCGGAAGCGTCACGTCCCTCTCGTGAAGCTTTATACCCGCCGCCTCCAGAACGCCTGCAACCGTCGTTGCCGTGGTTGCAACCGAAATGACTTGTCCATCAACTTCGATCTTGACGTTCTTCTGCGCCCATACATAGCTCGCGAAAAGGGCAACAATGATAGCTGCGATGCATATTACCTCGAATGTGCGAGAATCACGGGCGAGGACGGCGAGCCTCTGCTTTCGCAAGGGGCTACCGTGCATCACACCAACCTCCCAAATCCTCCCTCTTTCTCTGCGGTTTTAGAATTCTAACCTTTTATAACCAGTATAGCCACTCGCATTTCTTTTTATTCAAATCAAGAAACAAAGGTGCACGTCCCCATGCCTGATCTCAGGTGATCTCAGGCGCTTCTGTCCACCCATCGTCTATTGGAATTCAATTTATGTTCAATCTTTCCATTCGACGTCGCTCTGGCAATTCCTTCTCGATTTTCCTCTAAAATTTTCCTATACAAATCAAGCCGGGCGCGCCTCCCGGCATCGCGACCGGGGGACCGCGCCCAGCCCAGCTCTATAATGTCTAAAACCTGTAGCCAACCCCGACAAACGGGCCGCTGTTGCTCAGCTTCCAATCATCATTCGAAGGCCCGATCGCCGAGAGATAGCGATAGCCCGCGCTGATGTTGATCTGGGGCGCGACCTCATATGCTACGCTGCCGAGGAACTCGACGGCGCTCGCGGTCTGCTCGGGCTCCGCGGGGACGGGAACTACCGCAATTTTCGCAGCCTTGGTTTCCGTCTTTGTAGATAAGGATGGGTAATAGCCGATACTCATCTGGCCCGTTATCCCCTTCGCCAGCGCAGTCTCGGCCTTGATGCCAACCTTGAAGCCGCTGAGGCTGACTGTCGCAGACCCCGTTGAGTCCGCTAAGCTGCTCGTGAGATTCGCGTATCCTACCAGCGGGTAGAGGGTGACCGCGGGATCCGAGTAGAACCTGTAGAGCCCATCCACGCTGAAATAGCTCAGGCCCAGCGTGGCGTCTGCGTTCTCCTCGCTCTTGACGTCGGAGAAACCATAGTAGGCTATGCCCAGGCCAAACTGCGGCGTGAGCATGAAATCGCCGTTGATCATCAGGCTGTTAGCCTTCACAGTCAGCTTGCTCCCGTTCACACCCTCAAACACCGTGCTCCCTATAACATAGGAGGCCGTCGCGCCGCCCTGGGCCGACGCGACCCCTGCGAGGGCACACAGCATTATCGCGACGAGACCAACGATCATACCCCTCTTCATTTCTAAAACTCCCCCTTGTCATTCCTAATTTGCCATCCTTGATCTTGATTACTATGAACAAACACCCGCGTCCAATAATACATATTCGTTAGTGCCTGGGGTTTTCCTTCCAACTCGCGATTGTTTTACCGCATCTCAATCTCATTCGGGCACCTGGGCGCTGGCACTAAGGGGCGGGGAAGGAAGGCGGGGGAAAGCGCTCCTGGCATTGGTTGTCGTGATCTCCGCGATTACATTGAGAGGCATGACCCTGATCCCGGCGAGCCTCTCGGCGGTAAACCTTACAAATCCGGGCTCGTTGCGCTCGCCACGGTGCGGTGCAGGGGCGAGGTAGGGGCAATCCGTCTCGAGCAGGATCCTGTCGAGCGGGAGGGCGGCCGCCATCTCGCGAAGCCGCCTGGCGTTGTCGAATGTGAGCGGCCCACCAAGGGAGATGTAGAATCCCATCTTCATGCACTCGCGCGCCATCTCCAGGCTCCCCGAGAAGCAGTGGAGAATGCCCCCTGCCTCCCGGAGCCCCGCGGCGCGCGCCCTCAAGAGGTCCAGCACGTCACCGTGGGCTTCGCGATCATGTATCACGACTGGGAGGCCGAGCTCCCGCGCAAGGTCGAGCTGGCGGGCGAAAAGCTCGCGCTGGACATCCCTGGGCGAGAAATCATAGTGGTAATCGAGGCCAATCTCGCCTATAGCAAGCACGGCCCTATCCTGCGCCAGGTTCCTGAGGCGGTCTATAGCATCGGGCGGCGCGTTCAAGGCATCATGAGGGTGTATGCCGATCACGGCATACACCCCTTTATATGACCGGTTGAAGGCTATAGCAGCCTCCGACGAAGGAATATCACAGCCTACATTGATTATCAGCTTCACGCCGCCGCGCGCCGCCCGTTCAACAACCTCATCACGGTCAGGGCCGAATCGCTCGTCGTCCAGGTGGGCATGGGTATCTACAAGGAAAAGCTCTCCGGGTTGCGTATCGATCATCGCCGTGTCGATCACCGGACCTTCGCCCCGGGCTCTATCTCCTTATCCGGGGTGAGAACCACGACCCTCTCGCCATCCTGGGAAACGGCCGCCAGGAGCATGCCCTGGGACAGGATGCCCCGCAGCCTGGCCGGCTGGAGATTTGCAACAACTACTATTTCCTTGCCTACGAGCTCCTCGGGGGAATAGTGCTTGGCGATCCCCGCGACAATCTGGCGCTTCTCCGTTCCCAGATCAACCTCGAGCTGCAGCAGCTTGTCCGCTCCCTCGACCTTTCGCGCGTCAACTACCCGGGCCACCCTCAAATTAACCTGAGCGAACTGGTCTATGGTAATCAACCCGGTCCCCGGAGTCTCCGTCCCGGGAACCCCTGTCTTGATCTTGGATACACCCTCAGATGCCTGCTCAGATGCCTGGCCTTCTGCCACTTTCTTCTCTCCTCCATTTGCGTTTCTTGCGGTTTTCGCGGTCTGTGCGGTTTTCGTTTTACCCGGGCCCTCTTTCTCGCTCCCGGCCCCTCCCGCTTCTGCGGCCACCTGGCGTTCAAGCCTGGGGAAGATCGGGTCCCCTCGCCGAATCCGCGTCCCCGGCGTCGTCTTCCCCCACTCGAGGGCGCTGGCCCAGCCCGCGCCCTCGGGGCTGCCATCGAGCCCGAGC
Coding sequences within:
- a CDS encoding DUF348 domain-containing protein: MHGSPLRKQRLAVLARDSRTFEVICIAAIIVALFASYVWAQKNVKIEVDGQVISVATTATTVAGVLEAAGIKLHERDVTLPGLNETIRDGTVIVVKRAVSLSVVADKKTWKVKTSRETVGEVLEELGLVIGPRDEVSHGLAARVVDGMVIRIVRVTEKRQVKQVTIPFKEEVRKDRNMDRGRTRVLAEGREGLKEQEILVTYKDGKPVSKKVVSERVISRPVKRVVAVGMRKPLRTLTTSRGTYRYRDSHVMLATAYEPGPTSCGRYADGYTSIGLKAQYGVVAVDPDVIPLRTRLYIEGYGLAIAGDTGSAIQGNRIDLCFNTLEEALRFGRRRVRVYLLEP
- a CDS encoding outer membrane beta-barrel protein; its protein translation is MKRGMIVGLVAIMLCALAGVASAQGGATASYVIGSTVFEGVNGSKLTVKANSLMINGDFMLTPQFGLGIAYYGFSDVKSEENADATLGLSYFSVDGLYRFYSDPAVTLYPLVGYANLTSSLADSTGSATVSLSGFKVGIKAETALAKGITGQMSIGYYPSLSTKTETKAAKIAVVPVPAEPEQTASAVEFLGSVAYEVAPQINISAGYRYLSAIGPSNDDWKLSNSGPFVGVGYRF
- a CDS encoding TatD family hydrolase, with the translated sequence MIDTQPGELFLVDTHAHLDDERFGPDRDEVVERAARGGVKLIINVGCDIPSSEAAIAFNRSYKGVYAVIGIHPHDALNAPPDAIDRLRNLAQDRAVLAIGEIGLDYHYDFSPRDVQRELFARQLDLARELGLPVVIHDREAHGDVLDLLRARAAGLREAGGILHCFSGSLEMARECMKMGFYISLGGPLTFDNARRLREMAAALPLDRILLETDCPYLAPAPHRGERNEPGFVRFTAERLAGIRVMPLNVIAEITTTNARSAFPRLPSPPLSASAQVPE